TGCCCAGTCCGACGTCGCCCGCGCCAAGGCCAGCCTCGAAGAGGTCAAGGATGCCTACATCCCGTCAGTCTCCGGAGCCTCTTCCGGTGCGGGATACTCGAGCGGCTTCCCCTTGGGCACGCCGACGGTCTTCAGCGTCTCCGCTCAGTCTTTGGTCTTCAGCTACTCGCAGAAGGACTACATCCGCTCCGCCGACCAGGGCCTGTCGGCCAGCAGCTTCGCCCTGAAGGAGGTGCGCGAGCAGGTCGCCGAGGACACCGCCGTCACCTACCTGACGCTCACCCGAGACCAGCAGCAGCGCGCCGCTCTGGCCCAGGAAACCGAGTACGCCGCCCATCTCGAAGCCATCGCTAAGGACCGCCTCGACTCCGGCCAGGACTCGGCCATGGAGTACACTCGCGCTCGCCGCACCGGCGTACAGCTCCGCCTGCAGAGCCTCCAGCTCGACGACGCCATCGCCGCCGACGCGGACCACCTCTCGCGCCTCATCGGCGTCCCCGTCTCGGGTCTACTCGCCGACCCGGCCAGCATTCCCCGTCTCCCCTTCGAGTCCGGCCCCGGCGGACAGCCGCCCGCGGCTCTCACTTCGACGGACGTGGCATCTCTCCCCGACAGCGCCGGGGTCGCGGCCTCCTTCGCCACCGCCCGCGCCCGCCGCGAGCAGGCCTTCGGCGACGCCCGCTACGTCCTTCGCCCGCAGATCTCCTTCGGGGCCCAGTACAGCCGGGTCAGCCTCTACAACAACGCCTACGTGGTTTACTACCCCAGCGTCGGCAGACCGGGTCTATCCGAGAATGCGTACGGCTTCGCCCTCAACATCACCATCCCGGTCCTCGACGCGGCCCACAAGGCCCATGCTCGAATCTCTCAGGCCGACGCGGTCCACGCCGAGCAGCAGGCCATCCTCGACCGCGACACCTACCGCGAGGGCCGCATGAAGCTCCAGCGCAGCATGGCCGAGCTATCCGCCCACGCCGAGTTGGCCGCGCTCGACCGCGACCTGGCCCAGCAGCAGTTGGACGTTCTCCTCACCCAGCTCCAGGCCGCGCCCGCCGGTTCCACCCCGCCGCTCACCCCCAAAGACGAGCAAAATGCCCGTATTCTGGAGCGGCAACGGTATATCGAGATGCTGGAGGCCCAGTTCCAGCTACGCCAGAACGAGATCCATCTTCTGAAGCAAACAGGTGGGTTAGAGGACTGGCTGACCAGTGGCACGCGGTCCACGAGCCTGTCCACTACCCCCTGATTTCCCACAGAAACAGCCCTGAACCGGGGAGTACCTTCCCTGCTTCACAACCGTCCAAACCAAGAATGAGCCCCAGCAGGCCCCGGCCTGAATGATAAGATCGAGACACACGAAATGAACAAGCCCCTGAAAACGCTTCTCCTGAATCCTCCCTCCTTCGAAAACTTCGACGGAGGCGCAAGCTCCCGCTGGCCCGCCGTGCGTGAGATCGAGTCCTACTGGTATCCGGTCTGGCTCGCCTATCCGGCTGGTCTGCTCGAAGGCTCTCGCCTGCTCGACGCTCCGCCGCATCACATCTCGGCCGAAGAGACCATCGAGATCGCCAAGGGCTATGAGTTCCTCGTCCTCTTCACCTCGACCGTAGGCTGGGCTGGCGACCACGCCCTCGCCCAGGCCATCAAGCGCGCCAACCCGACCATGAAGATCACCTTCGTCGGGCCGCCGGTCACCACCGACCCCGACCGTGCTCTCAACGAGTGCTCGGCCATCGACTTCGTCTGCCGCCGCGAGTTCGACTTCTCCGTCGTCGAGTTCGCCAATGGCTCGCCGCTCGAAGAGATCCTCGGCATCAGCTACCGTGGAGCCGACGGTGCGCACATCCACAATCCGGATCGCCCGCAGGTCGAGAAGCTCGACAAGCCCGACATGCCTTGGGTCACGGACATCTATGCCCGCGACATGGACGTCACGCGCTACAACGTGCCCTTCCTGTTGCACCCGTACGTATCGCTTTACTCCACGCGCGGCTGCCCGGCGCAGTGCACCTTCTGCCTCTGGCCCCAGACGCTCTCGGGCCACGCCTGGCGCAAGCGTTCGACCGACGACGTGGCTGCCGAGATGGCCCACGCCAAGCAGCTCTTCCCCCACGTCAAAGAGTTCTTCTTCGACGACGACACCTTCAACATCCAGAAGGCCCGCACCATCGAGCTGTGCGCGAAGCTGAAGCCCCTCGGCCTCACCTGGTCCTGCACCTCGCGCGTCACCACCGACCGCGACACCCTCAAGGCCATGAAGGAGGCGGGTTGCCGCCTGCTCATCGTCGGCTTCGAGTCGGGCGATCCGCAGATCCTCAAAAACATCAAGAAGGGTGCCACCGTCGAACGCGCCCGCGACTTCGTCAAGGACTGCCACGAACTAGGCCTCATCATCCACGCCGACTTCATCCTGGGCCTGCCCGGCGAGACCAAGCAGTCGATCCGCAACACCATCGACTTCGCCAAGTCGCTCGACTGCGAGACCATTCAGGTCTCCATCGCGCACGCCTACCCCGGCACCGAGTTCTACGACTTCGCCGCCAAAAACGGCTTCATCACCAACCAGAAGATGGAAGACGACCAGGGCCACCAGATGGCTCACATCGAGTACCCCGGCCTGCCGGTCGAGTACGTCATGGAGATGGTGCACCGCTTCTACGACGAGTATTACTTCCGTCCCAAGGCCGCGTTCCGCGTGGTCTGGAAGGCCATCGTCAACCGGGACGTGCCCCGTCTCTACGTCGAGGCCAAGTCCTTCATGAAGCTGCGCGCCCAGCGCAACAAGGCTTCGCGCAAGATGAAGGAAGAGAACGCGCTCAAGGCCCAGGAATCGGTCAGCATGAACGCCTGATGGCCGATCCCAAATCACACCAAAGATACCGTCGTCTGCGCATCTGCGCGGCGGCGGTATTTTTCTTGACTGCCCTTGCATCTCCTGCTCAATCCACCCTCAAAGGCGACAAGGCTCACCCCGCCCGCGCAGCCCACTGGGTAGATACCCGCCTCTACTTCGGCCTCGGCCCTGCTGACGACCCAACCAAGGGCATCAGCGAATCCGCCTGGCGCGAGTTCCTCGATAAAGAGGTCACGCCCCGCTTCCCCTCCGGCCTCAGCGTGGTAAACGTCTACGGCCAGTGGCAGGGCAAACAGGAAGCCGCCGCAGGTACAGTCGAGCGCATCCGTTCGAAGATGCTGGTCATCGACTACCCCGCAACCCCTGCAAACAACGCCCGCATCGAGGCCATCCGGCGCGCCTGGAAGCAGCGCACCGGCAACCAGTCCGTCTTGAAGGTGACACAACCCGCTTCCGTGTCGTTCTAGTCAATTTATTTCCGCTCCAATCCCTCTTCATTCGCCGTTCCAGCGCTCTTTCTCCCGCCAATTTCTTCTAAAATTAAGATCAGATGAAGCAGACTCTGACCCTCCGGCAGTACATGGTTCTTTTCACTGTGATGATGACCGCCTCGGTCGGCGACACCCTGCTCTCGCACGGCATGAGCCAGGTCGGCACCATCGACGGAGCGCACCTCTCGCGGCTCCTGACCGCGCTCACCAACATCTGGGTCATCACCGGGATCCTCTTGCTGATCGGCTTCTTCGCCAGCTACCTGACGGCTCTTAGCTGGGCCGACCTGACCTTCGTTCTGCCCTCGACCGCCTTCGGCTACGTCGTCGTCGCCTTCCTCGGCCACTTCTGGCTGCACGAGCACATCTCCATCTGGCGCTGGACGGGCATCCTGCTCATCGTCTGCGGCGTCGGCTTCGTGGCCAACGGACCACCCCTCACCGAGCATCCGGCACTCCCCGAAGAATCGGCGGTAAAGCCTTGAACGCCCTAACCTTCCGCATCTGGTCTTCCATCCTGCTGGTCGCCTCGACAGCGGTAGCCGGAGACGTCCTCACCGCCGGAGCCATGCGCCGCATCGGCGACCTCGACGCCATCCGCGCCCAGTCCGGCCTCCTCGGAGCGATCCGCGCCGTGGTCTCCTCTCCCATGTTCCTGCTGGGCGTCTTCGCCATGGCCCTCAGCTTCTTCTCGCTGCTCTTCGCGCTCAGCCCGCCCGCGCCGGTCAGCCTCATCGCCCCGGCCACGGCCTCCATCACCTACCTTGGCAACGCCATCGTCGCCAAGTACTTCCTCCACGAGAACGTCGACCGCCGCCGCTGGCTGGCCGCCGTCTTCGTCTGCATCGGCGTAGCTCTGCTGGCGAAATAACGCGGCGACCGGGCAAAAAGCTCGATCGCCATGCGACAATCGGGACAGATCCGAGCAACGCCGAGGAGGCCGTTCTGAAGCCCGCGCTGACACCGCTCCAGCTCACCCACATCTCCCTGCTGGCCCTGCTTCTCTACACCCTCTGGCTTCCATTCCTCCTCTTCAGCGGGCATCGTCTCCCCCGCTATTCCATGCTCCTCCTGCTTCTTCCCCTCCTTCTCATACTCTCGCTCGAGATATGGTGCGAGTCGAGTCTCAGGAAGGGCCTGCGAGATGACCGGTGGCCGCACGCCCAGGTCGAAGCTGCACGCGCATGGGTAGCACTGCCCTTCTATGACTGGATCATCCGCCTGGGAGTGGCTTTCTGCGTTGTTCTCTTTCTGTTCTCCGTGCGCAGCGGGCATATATCCGGCGCAATCTCGATGCTCTACTTCCCCCTCATCGCCGCGACCAACCTGAAGAGGATCTTTCACCCACCCACCACCGGGCCGCGTATCGACTGGCGTCAGAGCGCCCCTATCTCCTCTGAGCACTGGGGAGAGCCTCCCCAAACCCACAGCTAACGCCTGTCGCCGACCGACAACGGCGGCACCTGCGTACTCAGCCACCGCATCAACCCCGCGGCAGGCACTTCCGGCGACATAAACCGCAGCCGATCCCCCCGCACCGCACCCGCCGCCAGCCGCCCGCTCCGCACCGCACCCTCCATCGTCGAGGGCCACTCCGTGGCAGTCCAGTCCCCAGCCACATACAGCCCCGGCCACCGCGTAGCCTGCACCGGACGATGCCGGTCCAGCCCCGGCGTTACCGAGAAGGTCGCCCGCGCCTCCTTCAGTACGCTGCTCTTCAGCAGCTTGGCCTCGCGCACCTTGGGGAAGAACATCTCCAGCTCCCGCAGCGCGGAGGCCAGAATCTCCTGTCGCCCCATCTCCAGCTCAGCCCACGACGCGCTGATGACCAGCTCCAGATAGCATCCCCTGTCTTTGCTCCAGCCGCGAATCCGCGACTTCGCAAAGACCCACTGGATCCGCGTATCCAGCAGCACCGCGTGGTCCATGCCGGTCACATCGCGGTCGTACCAGAGATGAACCGTCGTAATAGGAGCCGACATAAACGGCGACTCCTCCGGCTCCTTACCCTCCAGCCCAGCCAGCAGCTTAGACGTCTGCCGAAAGTCGAACGCCAGCACCACCGCAGGCGCAACCAGCGTCTCGCCGCCCGTGCTCACGGCCCAACTACCATCGGCTCTCTGCTCCAGCCCCTCCAGCCCGCTCTTGCGCTCGACGCGAACCCCATACCGCTCCGCCAACTCGGCTACCGGAGCAAAAAACTCCGTCAGCGGAGCCGCCGGAATCCCCAGTCGCCCCCCCTCGGGCGAGCGCAGAAACGTCTCGTGGAAGACCTTGCCCGCATACTTGGTCGAGCAGCGCTCAAATGTATCATTCAATGCACCCCACACCACCGGCTCCCAGAAGTGCCGCACGGCGCGGTCGGTCTGCTTCGTCCGCTTGATCCACGCGGCAAAGCTCTCCGCGTCGTCGCCCGGATAGCCGCGCAGAAACTGCATCAGCCCCATAGCGATGCGGACCTTGTCCTTGACCGAGAGCATCGGCGCACGCAGAAAGCTCATCGTCTGGTGCGAAGGCGCGGGCAGCAGCCCAGGTTTCATCGGGCTACGATTGCCGTTCGGCTCCAGAAACATCAGCTCGTCGTACCAGCGAACCTTATCCGCCGTCCCCGCCTGCCCGCACAGGTCCAGCAGATTGGTGCAGCACCCCAGCACCACATGCTGCGAGTCCACCGTCTCGGCCAGCGCGGGATGATGATACGAGTAAGCTCGCCCACCCACTTCAGGCCGACGCTCAAGCAGCGTCACCTGCGCCCCGTCCTTGGCCAGCGCCACCGCCGCCGCCAACCCGGCCAGACCGGCCCCGGCAATCACCACGTCCTGCATCCGCTCGCTCACCGGCGCAGCACCGACTTAGCCGCACCCTGCGCCAGAATCCACAGCTTCCCCGGCGTCGACACGCGCGCCCGCTTGCTGAAGACATCTCCGTGCGCATGCTCGATCTTGTGCAGCAGCTCGCTGTAGATCCGCACCAGCACCCACAGCGCCGGACGGCTGTCACGGTCGATCAGAGGCAGCAGCTTATCCGCCGCCGCGTAGTACTCCCACGCCTGCACCGAGAGCGCGTCGATCATCGCCCGGTCGTTCGTGCGCAGTGGCGCGCCGCCCGCCAGAGCACGTATCTCCGCGCTCGTAATCCCAAACTCTTCGAGCAGTTGCTGTGGCAGGTAGATCCGCCCGCGCTCGGCATCTTCCTTGATGTCGCGCAGGATATTCGTGAGCTGAAACGCGATCCCCGTCTTCTCCGCCAGTAACTCCGCCGCCGGATCGCTGTAGCCGAAGATCCGGATGCAGACGAGTCCGACGACAGACGCCACCAGATAGCAGTAGCGGTAAAGATCCTCAAAGCTGCGATACCCCATCGTGCCGTCGGCAAGCTGCACCGCATGGCCATCGCGCGGCTCGGCCGAGACCGGCTCAAGGTCCATGCTGGTTCCCTGTACCAGCTCTTCAAGTAACTGATCCGGTATCTTGAAGCGTTGCTGTACATCGGCCACGGCGATGAAGACGGGGTTATCCGTAGGCGCTCCCGCCCGCGCCAGCCGCCACTCCGCGAGCCACGCGGCCATCGTCTCGCGCCGCTGCTCTACGGTCTGCGACTCGTCATCCGCGATATCGTCCGCGCGCCGCATGAACGCGTAGACCGCGCACATGGCGTTGCGTTTATGCTCCGGCAGCACCCTAAAGGAGTAGTAAAAGTTCTTGGCCTCGCGCCTGGCGATCTCGCTGCAGACCGCGTACGCTTCTGTAAGCCCGCTCAAGGTCGCGCCTCCGGCTTATCGCTGCTAAAAAGGCCGCCAAGCTTGCCCACCAGCGCGCCGCCAAGCAGTTGCATCTTCGTTGTCTTCGAGACCGAAGGCCGCGCCCGCAGCACGTCATATCCCTGCGCCACGATGCCGTCAATAGCCGCCTCACCGCCCTTGCGGAAGAGGTCCAGCGTCACGGTCAGCTCGCGGTCCACTGTGCCGCTGATTGCGCCGCCCTCGAGCAGCATCGTGCGCGCGTAGTCAGTCAGGAAGACCATCATCTGCTTGAAGCCCGGAGTAAACACCCGCCCCGCGATGTGCTCGTCAGTCACGCCGAACCGCTGCATGGCATCGGCGGGCAGATACCGCCGCCCGCGCTCCCAGTCCTCCACCACGTCCTGCCAGAAGTTCACCAGTTGCAGCGCCGTGCACACCTTATCCGAGAGCAGCCCGCGCTCCTCGTCCCGATACCCCGACACCCACAGCACCAGCCGCCCCACTGGGTTCGCCGAGTAGCGCGAATACCCGATCAACTGCTCCAGCGACTCATACCGCGTCACCGTCTGGTCCATCTGAAACGCATGAATCAAATCGCTGAAGAGCTGGCGCGGCACGCCCGTCTCGGCGATCGTCTGCTGCAACGCCACGAACACCGGATGCCGCGAGCGCGCAGGCTCGTCGTAGCACTCGTCCAGCATCCCCTGCCACGTCGTCAGCAGGTTAGCCGCCAGCACCGGGTCGGCGACCTCATCGCCCAGGTCGTCCGCCACGCGGCTGAAGGCATAGATGCTCTGAAAGTAGGGACGCACGCGCTTCGGCAAAAACCACGTCGCCACATGGAAGTTCTCATAGTGCGTCGTGGCCAGCGTCTTGCACCACTGCTGCGCCTCGACCAGCGAGGGCCGCACCGCCGGAGTCAGATACTCGGCAGGACCGCCCGCAAGATCGTCCCGCAGCAGCTCGAAACTCACTGAGTGCCTCCCGTGGAAGCGGGAAAGATCGCCGTCTTGATGTCCTTCAGCCCGCCGGGATTCGACCGAGTCATCATCCGCTGGAAGACCTCCGGCACCTCGTCCAGCACAGCCGTGCTCGTAATGAACTCCGCCGCCTTGAACCGACCGCCGGTAATCAGCTCAAAGGCCGTCCGGCTCGTCGAGGGCGTGTGGTGGAAGCTGGCCTTCAACGTGATATCTCCGTAGTGCAGCCGGTTGGTGTCGAGCGCGACCACCGTCCCGCTCGGCGGCCCGCCGAAGAAGTTCACCACGCCCCCCTTGCGAACCATACCCACGGCCCACTCCCACGTCATCGGGGTGGCCACGGCCTCGATCACCACATCCGCGCCGCGCCCCGCCGGGGTCAGCGCCCGCGTGGCCGCTACCACATCCATACCGTCTTCGATCTTCAGCACCTGCCGCGCCCCCAGCAACTTCGCGGTCTCCACCTGATCCTCGCGCTTCACCACCGCGATCACGTCCACCCCAGCCAGGCTGGCCGCGTGCAGGAACATCAGCCCAATCGGCCCCGCGCCGATGACGACCATGCTGTCGCCCGCCCTGGCCGCGCTCTCCTCCATCCCCCGGATCACGCAGGCCAGCGGCTCGGTCAGCGCGGCGTGCTCAAACGAGACTCCATCCGGAACCGGCAGCGTATTCTTCTCGACGATCCGCGCCGGAATCTTCATATACTCGGCGTAAGCGCCATTGTTGAACAGCAAATCTTCACAAAGATTCTGCTGGCCATGCTGGCAGAAGTAGCAAACATCGCAGGGAGCCGAGTTCAGCGGCACCACCCGGTCGCCGACCTTGAACTTCGTCACTCCCTCGCCAATCTCGACCACGGTCCCGGCCAGCTCGTGCCCAAACGGGATCGGCGGCTTCAGCATCATGGCGTGGTATCCGCGCCGGTAGACCTTCAGGTCGGTCCCACACGTCAACGCCGCGCCCACGCGTAGCACAATCTCCCCCGGACCGGCTGCGGGCACGGCCACACGCTCCAGCCGCAGGTCCTCCTTGCCGTACAGGACTACAGCTTCCATCGTCGAGTCGCTCATCCTCTCTATTTTCTCATCTCCTTCGCCCCTTCGTCCGGCCTCGAAGATTCCCGACCCCGAACTCTACCCTCCCCGCATCTGATACTCTGAGCCAGAGAAGCCATGCCCTTCGTTTCGCCAGAAGTCTTCGCTAAGGAAAGAATCGGCGCTATCCAGGAGTACTCGCTACTGGCGGGTCGGGCGATGGGCAACATCTTCTCGCGCCCGCGCTACTGGGCAGACGTCTACACCCAGATGGACTCGATCGGCGTCGGCTCCATGCCCATCGTCGTGCTCACCGGCTTCTTCACCGGCTGCGTGCTGGCGCTGCAATCGGCCACGTCACTCCAGGAGTTCGGAGCGGTCAACATGACCGGCTCGCTGGTCGCCCTCTCGATGGTCAAAGAGCTGGGCCCCGTATTGACCGGCCTGATGGTCTCCGGCCGCAACGCCTCCGGCATGGCCTCCGAGCTGGGCTCCATGAAGGTGACCGAGCAGATCGACGCCATGCGCGCCCTCGGCACCGACCCCGTGCGCAAGCTGGTGACGCCGCGGGTTATCGCCACCATCTTTATGCTCTTCTTCCTCACCATCGTCTCGGACGCGGTGGGCATCGCGGGCGGCGCGCTGGTCAGCATCTCCATGCTCGGCCTCAACTTCAACTCCTACTTCCACTCCTCCTACCGCTCGCTGGTCTACGGCGATGTCGTCCAGGGCCTCACCAAGCCGCTCTTCTCCGGCTTCATCATTGCCACGGTCGGCTGCTACTTCGGCCTCAACACCAAGGGCGGCACGCAGGGCGTCGGCCGCGCCACCACCCAGGCCGTCGTCTTCTCCTCCGTCTTCATCATCATCATGGACTTCATCGTCAGCCGCGTCATGATCGGGATCTTCGGGCGATGAGCACCGCCGACGCGACGCTCCCCAGCCCGCCCCCGCAAGACGAAGGCCCGGTTGTCGTCTTCGACAATGTCTCCATCAAGTTCGAGGACAAGCCCGTCCTCCAGAACATCTCTTTCTCAGTCAACCGCGGCCAGACACTTATCCTGCTCGGCCCCGCGGGCACCGGCAAGTCCGTGCTGCTCAAGCTGGCCAACGGCCTGCTCAAGCCGGACTCCGGCACCATCACTGTCTTCGGCCAGGACGTCACCCGTATGCGCGAGACCGACCTCTTCAAGCTGCGCGCCCGCATCGGCATGGTCTTCCAGGAGTCGGCCCTCTTCGACTCGCTCTCGGTCGAGGACAACGTGGCCTACCGCCTGCACGAGGAGGGGATGGCCCCGGACAAGGCCCATGCCCTGGTCGTCGAGGTGCTCGACTTCGTGGAGTTGGGCCAAGCCATCGCCAAGTTCCCTTCGGAGCTGTCGGGCGGAATGCGCCGCCGCGTCTCCATCGCGCGCTCCATCATCTCCAAGCCCGACCTGATCCTCTACGACTCCCCCACCGGCGGCCTCGACCCCATCACCTCGACCACCATCGTGGACCTCATCATCAAGCAGCGCGACGTCACCCGCACCACATCGCTGCTGGTGACGCACCGTCTTCAGGACGCCTTCACCCTGGCCACCCACCGCTTCAACTCCGCTACGGGCCAGGTCGAGCCGATCCCCAACGGCGGCATCGACGACAGCACCCAGTTCCTCGTGCTCAACGAGGGAGCCATCGTCTTCCACGGCTCCACGCTGGAGCTGGTCGAGTCCGAAGATCCGTGGATCAAGGAGTACCTCTCCTAAGCTTTTGCCGTCCGATACCGCCCCACCAGCTCCCGAGCCGCTTCATCCCACGTCGGGTAATCGAACCGAAACCCATGCCGCAGCAACACGGTCGGCACCGCCCGCCGACTCTTCAACACCAGCTCCGATTCGGTCCTCATCAGAAACGTCCCAACCGCCAGAATCGGCCCCGGCGCGGGCAGCCCAAAGGGAATCCCCCAAGCCTGCCGCAGCCCTCGCATGAAATCGCGGTTCAAGAGCGGATTCGGCGCGGTGAAATTAACCGCCCCGGATATCTCCTCCCGAGCCAGCAAAAAATCAATCGCCCGGCAATAATCCAGCTCGTGCATCCACGAGACGTACTGATCCCCACCGCCCTGCTGCCCACCCAGCCCAAAGCGAACCAGCCGCAACAGAATAGAAAAGATCCCGCCATTATCAGGACTCATGGTCATGGAAGTCCGCAGCGCGATCTTACGAGTAGCGGGCGTAGTGGAGGCATAAAAAGCCTCCTCCCACTGCTCGGCAACCGAGATGGAGAAGTTCCACGAGTCCGGAACATTCGGCTCCTGACCACCTTTTTCGCCGGTGAACTCATCCTGCGGCCCATCGCCGGGGATGTTGCGGGAGTCGCGGTAGAAGGTGGAAGTGCTGGCGTTCATCCAGACACGCGGAGGCTGCGCACAGGCTTCAATGGCCTTGCCGACAAGCCTCGTGGGCACTACACGGGAGTCCACAATCTCGCGTCGATTAGCCGGAGTATAGCGGCAGTTGACGCTGCGGCCCGAGAGGTGAATGACGGCATCAGCCCCCTCAAGCGTGCTGGTCCAGGCAGGGTCAAGCGTAAGTCCATCCCAACGCAGCGTGGTCCACGGAGCCGATTTGGGGTTACGAGAGATGACGGTGACCTCATGGCCAGCAGCATAGAGATGACGCGCGAGAATATGACCAAGTTGACCGGAACCGCCAGGAATGACGATGCGCATGCGGAGATCATACGCCCGCCCGACAGGGCAACAACAAAAGCGCCCTGACGCCGGGCGGGCGGCACTTCGTGCGGTCTTGGACGCTTCGCGTAAAAACTACCGCTTGCCTTTCAACCACTCGCTATAAGGAATCCTCGGCTGCGTCAGAAACCCATCCCGCGTCTTCACATAGCTCCCCAGCCCATTCATCCGCCCAATCGCGTGCAGCTCCTCGGCCAACACATACGGACCCGCCGGATCGATAAACCGGTCCTCGACATACATTGCCACCACGCGCCCCAGGATAATCCGCGACCGCCCAATCTCAATCGTCGAGTGCTCCACGCACTCCAGCGCCGCATGAGCCTGCCTGATCCTCGGCACCTTCACCACTGCCGAAGCCGCCGTATCCAGCCCCGCCATCTCCAACTCGTCGATCTCCGCAGGAAAGTCCGTGGCGCAGATATTCATCTGAGGCAGCAGGTCCTCGGTTACCACGTTCACCACAAACTCGCTCGTCCGCCGGATATTCTGCGCCGTATCCTTGGGCACAAACTCCCCACCCGGACGATTCGTCACCCCCAGCCCCACAATCGGCGGATCGGTGCAAAGGTAGTTGTACGCGCTAAAGGGCGCAGCGTTCAGCCCACCGGCCTCGTTCATGCTCGTCACCAGCGCAATCGGCCGCGGAGCCACCAGCCCGATCAGCAGGTTGTAGATATTGTGCGTGGGAACCTTATCGACCTCGAAGATCATCCGTCTCTCCTTGAAGCTCTTTCCTTCGAGAGTACCGGAAGCCTCCTCCTAATGCGCGGCAGCCGGAGGATCAGGCGGCAGCGTATAGATCACCTCGCCCGGCCGGGTGTAGTGCAGCTCTTCCCTCGCCTGGTGCTCAATCGCATCTGGGTCGGATTCGAGCAGCGTCACGTGCCCCTTCAGGCTCTCGTTCTCCTGCTTCAGCGTCTCGAGCTGCTGCCGCAGCGCGTGCTCATTCTGCCGCTTCTGCTCGTACACGGTCAGACCGTTATGCCCGAAGACGACGTGGTACCCCACTCCGATCGCCAGCACCGCCACAGCCCCCGTCGCAAACCGCCGCCGATTCTTGTA
This is a stretch of genomic DNA from Granulicella sp. WH15. It encodes these proteins:
- a CDS encoding ATP-binding cassette domain-containing protein produces the protein MSTADATLPSPPPQDEGPVVVFDNVSIKFEDKPVLQNISFSVNRGQTLILLGPAGTGKSVLLKLANGLLKPDSGTITVFGQDVTRMRETDLFKLRARIGMVFQESALFDSLSVEDNVAYRLHEEGMAPDKAHALVVEVLDFVELGQAIAKFPSELSGGMRRRVSIARSIISKPDLILYDSPTGGLDPITSTTIVDLIIKQRDVTRTTSLLVTHRLQDAFTLATHRFNSATGQVEPIPNGGIDDSTQFLVLNEGAIVFHGSTLELVESEDPWIKEYLS
- a CDS encoding flavin reductase family protein, with amino-acid sequence MIFEVDKVPTHNIYNLLIGLVAPRPIALVTSMNEAGGLNAAPFSAYNYLCTDPPIVGLGVTNRPGGEFVPKDTAQNIRRTSEFVVNVVTEDLLPQMNICATDFPAEIDELEMAGLDTAASAVVKVPRIRQAHAALECVEHSTIEIGRSRIILGRVVAMYVEDRFIDPAGPYVLAEELHAIGRMNGLGSYVKTRDGFLTQPRIPYSEWLKGKR
- a CDS encoding ABC transporter permease; translation: MPFVSPEVFAKERIGAIQEYSLLAGRAMGNIFSRPRYWADVYTQMDSIGVGSMPIVVLTGFFTGCVLALQSATSLQEFGAVNMTGSLVALSMVKELGPVLTGLMVSGRNASGMASELGSMKVTEQIDAMRALGTDPVRKLVTPRVIATIFMLFFLTIVSDAVGIAGGALVSISMLGLNFNSYFHSSYRSLVYGDVVQGLTKPLFSGFIIATVGCYFGLNTKGGTQGVGRATTQAVVFSSVFIIIMDFIVSRVMIGIFGR
- a CDS encoding septum formation initiator family protein, with protein sequence MATVKPFRRVSASAARVDRVTAGVYKNRRRFATGAVAVLAIGVGYHVVFGHNGLTVYEQKRQNEHALRQQLETLKQENESLKGHVTLLESDPDAIEHQAREELHYTRPGEVIYTLPPDPPAAAH
- a CDS encoding TIGR01777 family oxidoreductase, which codes for MRIVIPGGSGQLGHILARHLYAAGHEVTVISRNPKSAPWTTLRWDGLTLDPAWTSTLEGADAVIHLSGRSVNCRYTPANRREIVDSRVVPTRLVGKAIEACAQPPRVWMNASTSTFYRDSRNIPGDGPQDEFTGEKGGQEPNVPDSWNFSISVAEQWEEAFYASTTPATRKIALRTSMTMSPDNGGIFSILLRLVRFGLGGQQGGGDQYVSWMHELDYCRAIDFLLAREEISGAVNFTAPNPLLNRDFMRGLRQAWGIPFGLPAPGPILAVGTFLMRTESELVLKSRRAVPTVLLRHGFRFDYPTWDEAARELVGRYRTAKA
- a CDS encoding alcohol dehydrogenase catalytic domain-containing protein produces the protein MEAVVLYGKEDLRLERVAVPAAGPGEIVLRVGAALTCGTDLKVYRRGYHAMMLKPPIPFGHELAGTVVEIGEGVTKFKVGDRVVPLNSAPCDVCYFCQHGQQNLCEDLLFNNGAYAEYMKIPARIVEKNTLPVPDGVSFEHAALTEPLACVIRGMEESAARAGDSMVVIGAGPIGLMFLHAASLAGVDVIAVVKREDQVETAKLLGARQVLKIEDGMDVVAATRALTPAGRGADVVIEAVATPMTWEWAVGMVRKGGVVNFFGGPPSGTVVALDTNRLHYGDITLKASFHHTPSTSRTAFELITGGRFKAAEFITSTAVLDEVPEVFQRMMTRSNPGGLKDIKTAIFPASTGGTQ